GTGAAGGTGAGGGGATGCACGATGAACGGCGACACACCGACAACACGACCTTCGACGTTTCCGAAGCAGTTTCTGTCTAGGCTCATCGCATGGGACGGCCACACAAGGGAACGCGCAAGTGCATATCAGTTCGTGCACCCCTTCAACAGCACAGCTTCTACGAAGCACGCGCCGAAGAGCTCGGACTTGAGCTCGGCGACTACGCCCTGCTCGTCATGGCCCGTGCGTACAACCTGGATGTCCCCGACTACATCCTTAAGAAGTTGGACCCGGAAAAACTACGGGCCCACGACGAGCGCTATGCGGTCTGCGATTCGTCCGACAACGAACTTTCAATCTCGGCATGACCTGGCCATAAATAGCGAAAGACCCCCACTGCTTGGCGGCCTGCGGGGGTCCTTCGATCCGTTGATTACGAACTGAGTCCTGGAGGGGACCTAGTTCATAAATACGAGTCCTGGAGGGGACCTGTGCCCATACTAACCCGGGCCGCACCGCGCCTGCCAGATCTCCTGGCGCGTGTGTCTGAGGCGGCTTCGTGACTGCTATCACTGCTGGAGCTATTGAGAACGGCCGGATGTCGTCATTCGACCGGGTTCGTGCTGCTGCCGAACGCAATGGCGGGGTGACCGAACGCGGCTCTACCCAACTGATGGCACGGTGCCCGATACATGGCGACCGTCACGCGTCAATGTCAGTGACCTGGGTCGATGGGCATCGGGGAGGAATGGTGCTGCTTCACTGCCACGGCTGTGAAGCTCCCGTCTCGGAGATCGCCGACGGCCTGGGGTTGTCGATGACCGATCTCTTCGACGAACCGCTGTTTGGTCGCGACGCGCTCACACGCGTAGGCCGATCTCCGCACCAACGTGGTGCTGGGCGGCGTAGGCCGAAGGGAGGACGACTGCCCGCCCGAATCGCGTTTCCAGACGTAACACCGGACGCGCAACACCGGTGGGATCGGGTCAAGGTCTACCCGTACGTATCAGCCGACGGTGCCTTGGTGCAGGAAGTGATCCGAGAGGAATGCACGAGCTGTGAAGCTGGCCGGCACAAGCAGTTCCGACAGGTTTTCGTGGATGCCGCAGGGACCCGGCGCAAGCGTAAGCCGGAGGGTTTTGAACCGGTCTTGTATCGACTACCGGAACTGCTGTCGGCAATCTCGAGCCATTCGCCTGTGTGGTTACTCGAGGGGGAGAAGGATGTCGAGACAGCCGAGTCGCTTGGACTGGTTGCCACGACCAATGCTCAAGGCGGACTGAACTTCCCTCTCTCGTGTGCTGACCTTTTCGAAGGCGCTGAGGTTCGCGTAGTGCTTGATCGCGACTCCGTCGGATGGAAGCGGGGTATCGAACTCGCATCTCTATTGGGTGGCAGTGGTGCCCAGGTCCAGCTCTTGCTGTCCGCACCGGCGGCACCTAAATCTGATTTCACTGACCACGTCGATGGCGGCCAATGGTTGACCGACTCGACGTGGGGTGGTCTCATCCCTGTTCGGCCTGGGGAGGTCGCTGCCCACGGCTTTGCTGCCGACGTAATCGAGAAGCAAGCACTAATCGAACTTGCGCTGGCAGAGGCGACCGCCAGAGCTGATCGTGCAGATGGGCGGGACGGAGACGAAGAGTTCCGACGCGCACAACGTTGGGCGCTCGAATCGGAGCGACGTTTCGAAGATCTGACTGAACTTCTGGACAAAGTTCGACAGCAGGCCGCGGCTGAAGGCACCGATTGGGCGGGAGAAGCGGTCGAGAATGCCATGACCGCATGGCGTGCTGCGCGTGTTGCAGCGCGAGCGGCACACGATGTCGCGCGAGTTCCCATTCCGCCGATTCTGCAAGATCCCGAGCTTGAGCCCGTACCGGGTGCGGTTCAGGACTCGCTCAGCCCAGTTGATTCACAGTCGGTCCGGTCTGGCTCGGAAAGCCTCGTTACGCCGCTGAACACGATCCGGGGGCGCAATGTTATCGCTCCGGTGTATCGGATCATTGACGGGAACTTGGTCGAAATCGTCACGACCAAGAGCGGTGATCAACAGGCGAAACTCGTACTGGACCTCGATGCCCGGATCGTTGAGATGGAATATCTCGAAATTGCCGAAGCGGGTATTGACGTCGACGAGCCGGAGTTGATGGGCCGAGCGGCGATGGCCGGTCAGAGTGAAGTCAACCCCGCCGCACCTCAAGAACTCACCGCAGTGGTTATCGGCTACACCCATCCGGAGAGCCGAGAGTTTCTGCGGATTCGGATCCCGGCGAAGGAGTACCGGGATTGCGGCTGGGTCGATACCTTGCCAGGTCCGCCTGCCTACGACTCTCGCCCCAGCGGAGTGGCGAAGCTGCGAGATGCACTCAAGGGCGCAGGTGGGCGCGAAATCCAACGGGTGGTGCGTTACCGCTCCACCGGGTGGCGCCGCGATGATCAGGGAAAGTGGTTCTTCGTTCATGCTGGGGGAGCCATCGACGAGAACGGCGGACGGGTAGCCCCCGTTCTGCTGACCGGCCCCCTGAAGATGTATGACCTTCCCGCACCGACGCCCGACCCAATAAGGATCCGAGAAGCATTCCTTCTTCATTCCGGCTCGATGCTCGAACGCACCCCGACGCGGGTTTCGGCCGCTCTACTTGGGCAGGTATTCAGGTCCGCATTGGGTCCGAACCCGTGGGTTCTTACGTTGGTCGGATCGCCTAACAGCTACAAGACATCACTCGCGTCATTGGCGATGCACCACTGGGGAGAGAAATGGGATCGCCGGCGACCGGCGACATCGATGTCGGGCAACGGCGACACATTGAATGCATTGCGTATCAAGCTTAACGCCGCAAAAGATGCTCTGTACTGGGCGGACGATGTCGCACCAACCCGAGACTTCGGGACTGCGCAGAAGGCGCTCGAAGAGTTCGCTCGCATGGTGCACAACGGTGAGCAACGCTCGAGAAGCACACGTGATGGTCTCGGTGTTCTGGACGGAACCCCACCCCGCGCGTCTGCTTTGGTCACCTCCGAGATCATGCCGCGGCCAGGATCTGCAGCTCAGCGGATGCTCGTGGTGCCGTTGCAGGCGCGGGAAATCGAACTGAACGTTTTGAAGGAACTCGATACTGCGCATTCCCGTCATGGCCGTGCCTTGTTGATGGCCACGTACCTGCAGTGGTTATGTCCTCGGTTGGACAGTGTCCGCGCTGAGGCGTTTGCCGAAGGTGAGCGGTATAGCGAGCGTTTGCGCACGAGTGGCGAGAGTGTTCGTCAGGCAGACGCTTTGGGGTCTCTGTGGGCGGGCTGGCATGCGATGTCACGTTTCCTTGTTGATGTCGGGGCGTTAACAGAGAACGAAGTCGCGCAGGTCGGGGACCTGGTCACGATGGGCTTGTCTGATGCCGCTGCTGCGGCGACTGACCCAGATCTGCCCATGCGGACCGGTGCGCGAGTACGGGAGTTGTTGGTACACGCACTGAGAAATGGTCACGCCTACGTGGAAGACGTCGACACCGGGCAAGCTCCAGCGGATTGGTCGATGGCTGCATGTCTTGGATGGCGGCGCAGTGTGGTGGGTGAAACATCCGACGGCACCCCTCGATGGCGTGCGGAAGGTCGAGGCGTTCGGTTGGGATATGTCGTCGCCAACCCGCGGCCGTGCGATGGTCAACCACAAGTCTTGTTGGACCCGATGGCCCTCGAACAGGTGTTGAAGGCCACTGGTCAGACGATGACCGATACCTTGCAGATCGATCGTGGTACCGCCTTGAGGGCTCTCTATGACGAGGGCGTGCTGATCGCGGAGGAACGAAAAGGCCGGATGCCGCGGTACACGGTGCAACGGATGGTCAAGTGCGAAAACCGCAGGCAGCGCATGGTTGCACTGCGGCTACACAAGTTACTCGGTAGCGATGATCCGGAAGACCAAGTAACCAGCGATGCAGGATCAAGTGACCCGACACCCGGCGGCGATTCCAGCGACTCTTCCACGCCTGATATACCCGGTGGTCCGGCTCTGTTCGACGGTTGGCTCGCCGATCTGAACAGTCCAGGGCCCGGCGTAGCTTCGGGTGATTCGTCCAACGAAGTCATGAGCCTGACCAGCTCTCATTCCGAACAGGAGCCTGAGATGGCTATCGAGACCGATGCCGAGGGGCATTCCGCTGATGGAGTGCAGATTTCACCGGTTTCCACCTGCGCCCTGTGCGGCGGCGAGGACGCCGGATGGCAGATCGACGGCTTGGTGATGCACCTTCCCTGCTGGTGGCAGAGCACCGCCGCCACCCGATCTGCAGCTGCAGCAACCGGCGACACAGTCGGACAGGCTTCGCCAATGGTTGTGGACGAGCTGGAGTCGGCTCCCGTCGAAACGACGTCTCCTGACACTGCTGCAGCAACGCCGACCACGACGACCCCGGCGCCGAATCCTGCAGCAGGAGAAGCACCGACCACCTTCACCGCACCCGCGGCAGTACTCGACGTCGATGGCGCATGGCTACCCGATGGCACCCGTCACGACCTTGCCGCGCCGATCACCCATGTCGGCGATGTCGCGGAGCTCGTAGCGACGTTGAACCTCGGCACGTGGACGTCAGACAAATGGTCGGTGCCTGGGCAGATCTGGATCACCGACGCGATGGCGCAGCACGTGGGAATCGACACCAGCAGTTTGGGCAAGCGCAATCGAAACGACCGGATCAAGGAACTGACCGCACAATCTCCGTTCGTCACAGAGGCTCTCTCCGAGGGCTGGCAGCTCGGCGGCAAGGAGGGGGACCGGCTCGGCACTTGGACCCGCGTGTGGAAGGGCGAGACGCGTGGTGTCTGGGTGGCACTAGTCTCCGGCATGAGCCAAGACCCCAAGGAGATGCCCATTCTTGGCGACTCGCCGGCACCCGCCACTCTGGCGCGGCGCCTGTCACTGCTTGCAGGTGCTCTGCGGTTCCCCTGGGCTGTGAGCCCGGCATCGACGGGCATCGACCTGATGATCGCCGCCCGGCCGAAGGAGTGGAAGCGCGTATTCGCATCGTCGGACGCGGAGTTCGCGAAGAAGTTCCAGATCTTCGAAGCGGATATCGACTGGTCACGGACCTTGTCTGACGAGGAAGCGAAGTGCCGTTACGTCCATGCCTTCGACCGTGGCGGTTCGTACGCGGCAGGAATCGCCGGTCTCGAACTTCCGATCGGCGAACCTGTGCATCATTCGAACGGACTGCCGTTCGATCGCAAGCTCCCCGGGTACTGGCTCGTGGAGATTCCCGAGTGCGCGGACTGGCGGCTTCCGAATCCTCTCAACCCGATGGGTTTGTCGATTTCTGAGCCGAAGTGGGTGACTACACCCACCCTCGAACGTGCCAGCAGTCTCGGGTACGAACCAGAGATTCTGGAGGCCTACGTGTGGCCTGATCACGGACGGGTCCTCGTCCCGTGGTACGAACGGATCCGGGATGCGCGCACCGCTTTGGATGTCAAGGACGATCTCGACGCGCAGTTGGCTCGCGAACAGAACAAAGTCATCTATACGCACACGATCGGCATTCTCAATTCCGATTTGCACTTGGCAGGACGGCCAGGATATTCACCGGAGCGTCACCACCACATCGTCGCCAAGTCGCGGGCCAACATCATGTACC
This genomic window from Rhodococcus oxybenzonivorans contains:
- a CDS encoding telomere-binding protein, which produces MTAITAGAIENGRMSSFDRVRAAAERNGGVTERGSTQLMARCPIHGDRHASMSVTWVDGHRGGMVLLHCHGCEAPVSEIADGLGLSMTDLFDEPLFGRDALTRVGRSPHQRGAGRRRPKGGRLPARIAFPDVTPDAQHRWDRVKVYPYVSADGALVQEVIREECTSCEAGRHKQFRQVFVDAAGTRRKRKPEGFEPVLYRLPELLSAISSHSPVWLLEGEKDVETAESLGLVATTNAQGGLNFPLSCADLFEGAEVRVVLDRDSVGWKRGIELASLLGGSGAQVQLLLSAPAAPKSDFTDHVDGGQWLTDSTWGGLIPVRPGEVAAHGFAADVIEKQALIELALAEATARADRADGRDGDEEFRRAQRWALESERRFEDLTELLDKVRQQAAAEGTDWAGEAVENAMTAWRAARVAARAAHDVARVPIPPILQDPELEPVPGAVQDSLSPVDSQSVRSGSESLVTPLNTIRGRNVIAPVYRIIDGNLVEIVTTKSGDQQAKLVLDLDARIVEMEYLEIAEAGIDVDEPELMGRAAMAGQSEVNPAAPQELTAVVIGYTHPESREFLRIRIPAKEYRDCGWVDTLPGPPAYDSRPSGVAKLRDALKGAGGREIQRVVRYRSTGWRRDDQGKWFFVHAGGAIDENGGRVAPVLLTGPLKMYDLPAPTPDPIRIREAFLLHSGSMLERTPTRVSAALLGQVFRSALGPNPWVLTLVGSPNSYKTSLASLAMHHWGEKWDRRRPATSMSGNGDTLNALRIKLNAAKDALYWADDVAPTRDFGTAQKALEEFARMVHNGEQRSRSTRDGLGVLDGTPPRASALVTSEIMPRPGSAAQRMLVVPLQAREIELNVLKELDTAHSRHGRALLMATYLQWLCPRLDSVRAEAFAEGERYSERLRTSGESVRQADALGSLWAGWHAMSRFLVDVGALTENEVAQVGDLVTMGLSDAAAAATDPDLPMRTGARVRELLVHALRNGHAYVEDVDTGQAPADWSMAACLGWRRSVVGETSDGTPRWRAEGRGVRLGYVVANPRPCDGQPQVLLDPMALEQVLKATGQTMTDTLQIDRGTALRALYDEGVLIAEERKGRMPRYTVQRMVKCENRRQRMVALRLHKLLGSDDPEDQVTSDAGSSDPTPGGDSSDSSTPDIPGGPALFDGWLADLNSPGPGVASGDSSNEVMSLTSSHSEQEPEMAIETDAEGHSADGVQISPVSTCALCGGEDAGWQIDGLVMHLPCWWQSTAATRSAAAATGDTVGQASPMVVDELESAPVETTSPDTAAATPTTTTPAPNPAAGEAPTTFTAPAAVLDVDGAWLPDGTRHDLAAPITHVGDVAELVATLNLGTWTSDKWSVPGQIWITDAMAQHVGIDTSSLGKRNRNDRIKELTAQSPFVTEALSEGWQLGGKEGDRLGTWTRVWKGETRGVWVALVSGMSQDPKEMPILGDSPAPATLARRLSLLAGALRFPWAVSPASTGIDLMIAARPKEWKRVFASSDAEFAKKFQIFEADIDWSRTLSDEEAKCRYVHAFDRGGSYAAGIAGLELPIGEPVHHSNGLPFDRKLPGYWLVEIPECADWRLPNPLNPMGLSISEPKWVTTPTLERASSLGYEPEILEAYVWPDHGRVLVPWYERIRDARTALDVKDDLDAQLAREQNKVIYTHTIGILNSDLHLAGRPGYSPERHHHIVAKSRANIMYRIAQIGEDTGQWPVAVTKDTVLYVSDESDPQLAWPGGPKQFGRGFGQYKPEGSALLAEHQQYLDGKGYRGKSDLIAPAEWMSADISEGSDS